A genomic window from Streptomyces brevispora includes:
- a CDS encoding M23 family metallopeptidase has translation MASNKPAPEAPSWFVPEHGNDFGPGPGASYGTNHGTEYGTAYGSSHGTAYGTAYGTDRGSEFGNGFRADEAEPDKAREEWNPTEESIRPVRGKHRVAKQRNGLARSSTVLGVGVIAAVGAGGMASAQSRPPVSISLPDAISDNLPEARSLPGVGALFSGESEAEKAKAETVSAPLTTAGITTAEAEQGATDAGEALRARILQQAEQQQDSADAEARAAEEKAAAENASAEAKKQQDAAEAEVAAAKKKAAEEAKEKAEALRLAKLAASYAIPTSSYTITSTFGEAGSLWSSGYHTGLDFAAPTGTPIKAIHSGTIKSAGWSGSYGYRTVLELEDGTELWFCHQSSIGVGVGQKVTTGDTIGRVGATGNVTGPHLHLEVHTSDGAGIDPMSWLRARGLTV, from the coding sequence GTGGCGTCCAACAAGCCTGCCCCCGAAGCCCCCTCATGGTTCGTGCCCGAGCACGGAAATGACTTCGGACCCGGGCCCGGTGCCAGCTACGGCACCAACCACGGAACCGAGTACGGAACCGCTTACGGATCCAGCCACGGGACCGCTTACGGAACCGCCTACGGAACCGATCGGGGCAGCGAGTTCGGCAACGGCTTCCGCGCCGACGAGGCCGAGCCGGACAAGGCGCGGGAGGAATGGAATCCCACCGAGGAGTCCATCCGCCCCGTACGCGGCAAGCACCGCGTCGCCAAGCAGCGCAACGGTCTCGCCCGTAGCTCCACCGTCCTCGGCGTCGGTGTCATCGCAGCCGTCGGCGCGGGCGGCATGGCCTCCGCGCAGAGCAGGCCGCCGGTCTCCATCTCCCTTCCCGACGCCATCTCCGACAACCTCCCCGAGGCCAGGTCCCTCCCCGGCGTCGGCGCACTGTTCTCGGGTGAGTCCGAGGCGGAGAAGGCGAAGGCCGAGACGGTTTCCGCCCCGCTGACGACGGCCGGCATCACCACCGCCGAGGCCGAGCAGGGCGCCACGGACGCCGGCGAGGCGCTCCGCGCCCGCATCCTCCAGCAGGCCGAGCAGCAGCAGGACTCCGCCGACGCCGAGGCCAGGGCGGCCGAGGAGAAGGCCGCCGCGGAGAATGCGTCCGCCGAGGCGAAGAAGCAGCAGGACGCTGCCGAGGCCGAGGTCGCCGCCGCGAAGAAGAAGGCGGCGGAGGAGGCGAAGGAGAAGGCCGAGGCACTGCGGCTCGCCAAGCTCGCCGCCAGCTACGCCATCCCCACCTCCTCGTACACGATCACCTCGACCTTCGGCGAGGCCGGTTCGCTGTGGTCCTCCGGCTACCACACGGGCCTCGACTTCGCGGCGCCGACCGGTACCCCGATCAAGGCCATCCACAGCGGCACCATCAAGTCGGCCGGCTGGTCCGGTTCGTACGGCTACCGCACGGTCCTGGAGCTCGAGGACGGCACGGAGCTCTGGTTCTGCCACCAGTCCTCGATCGGTGTCGGCGTCGGCCAGAAGGTCACCACCGGGGACACCATCGGACGCGTCGGTGCGACCGGCAACGTGACCGGCCCGCACCTTCACCTCGAGGTCCACACCTCGGACGGCGCCGGGATCGACCCGATGTCCTGGCTGCGTGCCCGGGGCCTGACGGTCTGA
- a CDS encoding aldo/keto reductase yields MTSLRRLGSSSLQVFPLALGGNVFGWTADEAQSFAVLDAYAAAGGNFIDTADAYSAWIPGNEGGESESLIGKWLAARGNRSDIVVATKVGAHPSYKGLSPATIKAAAEESLHRLGTDHIDLYYTHFDDETVPVEEIITALDQLVKDGKVREIAASNISPERLRASLDFSEREGLARYVALQPHYNLVSRDTYEGELQDTAARAGLAAVPYFALASGFLTGKYRPGATVDSARAGKASQHLESERGQKVLAALDKVAQERNAEIATVALAWLASRPTVAAPIASARTVEQLPALVAVADLSLTDQELTELTEASA; encoded by the coding sequence ATGACTTCTCTTCGCAGGCTCGGCTCATCCAGCCTTCAGGTCTTCCCGCTCGCCCTCGGTGGCAACGTCTTCGGCTGGACCGCCGACGAGGCACAGTCCTTCGCCGTTCTCGACGCGTACGCGGCGGCCGGCGGCAACTTCATCGACACCGCCGACGCGTACTCCGCCTGGATCCCCGGCAACGAGGGCGGTGAGTCGGAGTCCCTGATCGGCAAGTGGCTCGCAGCGCGGGGCAACCGTTCCGACATCGTCGTGGCCACCAAGGTCGGTGCCCACCCCTCGTACAAGGGGCTCTCCCCCGCCACCATCAAGGCCGCGGCCGAGGAATCGCTGCACCGGCTCGGCACCGACCACATCGATCTCTACTACACGCACTTCGACGACGAGACGGTCCCGGTCGAGGAGATCATCACCGCGCTCGACCAGCTGGTGAAGGACGGCAAGGTCCGCGAGATCGCCGCCTCCAACATCAGCCCGGAGCGGCTCCGCGCCTCGCTGGACTTCTCCGAGCGCGAGGGACTGGCCCGTTACGTGGCCCTGCAGCCGCACTACAACCTCGTCTCCCGGGACACCTACGAGGGCGAGCTCCAGGACACCGCTGCCCGCGCCGGGCTCGCCGCCGTCCCGTACTTCGCACTCGCCTCCGGCTTCCTCACCGGCAAGTACCGCCCGGGTGCGACCGTGGACAGCGCGCGCGCCGGAAAGGCGAGCCAGCACCTGGAGTCGGAGCGTGGGCAGAAGGTCCTCGCCGCGCTCGACAAGGTGGCGCAGGAGCGGAACGCCGAGATCGCGACCGTGGCGCTGGCCTGGCTGGCATCCCGGCCGACCGTCGCCGCACCGATCGCCTCCGCCCGTACGGTCGAGCAGCTTCCCGCACTGGTGGCCGTCGCCGATCTGAGCCTGACGGACCAGGAACTGACCGAGCTCA